The stretch of DNA CATTGGGAGCCTCGATATTGCTCTGGGTAAGGATTCTGGCGATTTTGGCAGCAGGCAAAATCGGGTTTCAGCCAACGGTTTTCCTGAGCCTCGCAAATGCCTACTAGACAGCCGATGGTGTCTGGGTTTAAAATAGGGGGACTCCCCACTCGCTGGGGAAATTAATTGATTGGAAACTTCAATGATCTCTGTTGTCTTGAAGAAGTCTATACTAGCTCCCCACTCGCTGGGGAAATTAATTGATTGGAAACTGCACTAGAGAACACAGCGCCATCAGGGTACATACGTACCTCCCCACTCGCTGGGGAAATTAATTGATTGGAAACCTTGAGGTACCTAATTTAGTTAAGAGTGTATATACTCCCCACTCGCTGGGGAAATTAATTGATTGGAAACACAATCCCTCCTTATGAGATAGCAATTATAGGGAGGGAGATTAAGGACTCCCCACTCGCTGGGGAAATTAATTGATTGGAAACACAGGAGGTAATAACTTCACTGCAATTGAAGTTATCTCCCCACTCGCTGGGGAAATTAATTGATTGGAAACGAAGGATAATGCGATTCAATAGATAGATATAAGAGAGGTCTCCCCACTCGCTGGGGAAATTAATTGATTGGAAACGGTAATATCAAATGACTATTCTTCTTACTTACTCCCCACTCGCTGGGGAAATTAATTGATTGGAAACATCAAGAATCTGGCAGTCGGCTGCCTTTACGTGGTCTCCCCACTCGCTGGGGAAATTAATTGATTGGAAACTTGTAGCGAGTTATATACATCAATAGCTTCTTGGACTCCCCACTCGCTGGGGAAATTAATTGATTGGAAACTAGGGTAAATCTGACATATCAATTCTCCTATACTCTCCCCACTCGCTGGGGAAATTAATTGATTGGAAACGAGGTCATTGCCATCGAACTTACCGAACTCCAAGTAGCTCCCCACTCGCTGGGGAAATTAATTGATTGGAAACTCGTATTCATCGTAAAGGTCTTCTGGTTCCCACCGCTCCCTCCCCACTCGCTGGGGAAATTAATTGATTGGAAACGGTGAACTGCTTGACTCCAAAGTGGGTGAAACCTTCAACTCCCCACTCGCTGGGGAAATTAATTGATTGGAAACTAGGAACTTATGTAGTTCGGCTGTGTAAGTCTTTAGCTCCCCACTCGCTGGGGAAATTAATTGATTGGAAACAACCACTCAAGAATGGTTTCACTTGCACCAAGAGGCATCGTGACTCCCCACTCGCTGGGGAAATTAATTGATTGGAAACTCTCCCATTCAATGGGAAGACTTAGATATTTCCACCTCCCCACTCGCTGGGGAAATTAATTGATTGGAAACTTAACTATCCCTTTATATTGTTAGGTCATTTCACATTCCCCTCCCCACTCGCTGGGGAAATTAATTGATTGGAAACTGGCACTCTTCTACATGACCTCCAATCTGAATCTGTTTCCACTCCCCACTCGCTGGGGAAATTAATTGATTGGAAACCTTGTTCAGTAATACCTTTAGTAGATGTTAAGTACTCCCCACTCGCTGGGGAAATTAATTGATTGGAAACCGGAGTTGTTGTCCTCAGTTAATTATTGAAAATGATCAACACTCCCCACTCGCTGGGGAAATTAATTGATTGGAAACGAGTGCCACAATTTCATCGTGGCTGATTTCTTGTGCATTAATCTCCCCACTCGCTGGGGAAATTAATTGATTGGAAACCTGAAATAGAGAGAGTTATCTCTCTAAGGAACTCATGTTCCATCTTGACTCCCCACTCGCTGGGGAAATTAATTGATTGGAAACCAGGACGAGCGAGAAGTTCAGCTGCACGTTTTTGTTGCCCTTCTCCCCACTCGCTGGGGAAATTAATTGATTGGAAACTGTGTAGGGATAACTAACTCCCTGAAGGATTGCCCCTCCCCACTCGCTGGGGAAATTAATTGATTGGAAACAAAAGAGAGAAGGTTAGATTGGAACCCACCCCAACTCCCCACTCGCTGGGGAAATTAATTGATTGGAAACTCTTAAAGACAATTTGATTGTTGAGAGACTCACATTCGTCTGGGTCTCCCCACTCGCTGGGGAAATTAATTGATTGGAAACACTGCAGAAGCTGTACCTAACCACCACTCTAAGGTGGCATCATATCTCCCCACTCGCTGGGGAAATTAATTGATTGGAAACTAGAAGTAGAGGGAAGAGGTGAAGAGTAGAAATAGTCTCCCCACTCGCTGGGGAAATTAATTGATTGGAAACCAGTGAGTAGTCGGTAACAAGACATTAAGTTCTCAACTCCCCACTCGCTGGGGAAATTAATTGATTGGAAACAAGCATGATGGCCAAAGGCTTAAGCCTTAAAGCTGTACTCCCCACTCGCTGGGGAAATTAATTGATTGGAAACTTATAGCACCATAATGGTGAGTTGATCCTGGCATAGCTCCCCACTCGCTGGGGAAATTAATTGATTGGAAACAAGGAGAAGAGATGTTTATTAGCACCACCACGACCCTCCCCACTCGCTGGGGAAATTAATTGATTGGAAACACTTCTTCTTCTGTTTGAAAGTACCAATTCCAGTCAACATCTCCCCACTCGCTGGGGAAATTAATTGATTGGAAACACCTCCCACTTGACCACTTCTGAGTGGCAAAGCAGGACTCCCCACTCGCTGGGGAAATTAATTGATTGGAAACAACGGATTCACATTACAAGTGTTGATTATTTTCATTCTCCCCACTCGCTGGGGAAATTAATTGATTGGAAACAGGGGATCTGACAGGTTTTTATAATGAATTTGTAACTCATTGACTCCCCACTCGCTGGGGAAATTAATTGATTGGAAACAGGTTTGGGAAGCGATCGCGATATTCCGACCACTTCCCAGATCTCTCTACTTGCTAGGGAAATTCTATAAAATCCTAGTTTAAATGCACAATATCTTATTGCAATTGCAGTTGTCGTTGAACTTTAACTAAAGTGCGATCGCCTCTAATTAATTGATATTCAGCCTTCCAATTTCCGGGGGTTAAAGGGGATTGAGGATTATTTTTTTTCCCCACATAACCAATCCAAGTTTTACTCGATTCATTCACAAAACTTTCATTATTAACAACTTTTATTCCCTGAGCATCATAAACATTAAAAATCATTTTATCTCCCGTTAATACCCCATAAACCTGTACCCAAAATAACAATGCTGGACTATCTTGGGGTAAAATAGTTTCGTTAAATTTACCCTGCCATAATTCATCCATTGTCGGGGGTTGGGTTGAAAATCCAGCCCGAATTAACCCCGTTGGAATATAGGCTAAGGATTGTTCCCAAATGGGGTTACGAGTCACATTACATCCGGCCGTTGCTTCTGGCCCCACAAAGGGATCAATCACTTCCCCGTTATAACGAATGGTGAGATGAACATGGGGAAAGGAGGCTAACCCAGAAGCGCCAACTGATCCTAAAATTGTCCCTTTCTCAACGGTATCCCCCGGTTTAACCCGCAGGCTTCCCTGTCGCAAATGACAATATTGAGTTTCCCAGCCTGCGCCATTGGGCACAGAGCGATGGTCAATAACAACCCCATTACCGCATTCCGTCCCTTCTACCGCCGTTTTATCCGCTTCCTGTGCAATGCGTTTGTCAACCACGCCATCTCGGACTCGTAACACCGTCCCCGCCGCCGACGCCACCACCGGAACCCCTCTGGCCATGGCTTGTTCGTCTGGTATGGCAAAATCTGTGCCTTGATGACCATCATAGGTTTGCCGTCCACAGCCAAAATCAACAGCCTTGGGACTAGGATCTCGATCTGGGTATAACAAAATAAAGCAATCTTCACCCAGTTGACAATCAATGGGTTGGGCAAAACGGGGGGTTTGGGGGGTTTGGGTAATCAGTTGTTGGGTCATCC from Planktothrix sp. FACHB-1365 encodes:
- a CDS encoding M23 family metallopeptidase; protein product: MRSSSAKKYGVAFFLTLGLMVLVSCWSPNVTQTAESSLQHAQTLAEGMTQQLITQTPQTPRFAQPIDCQLGEDCFILLYPDRDPSPKAVDFGCGRQTYDGHQGTDFAIPDEQAMARGVPVVASAAGTVLRVRDGVVDKRIAQEADKTAVEGTECGNGVVIDHRSVPNGAGWETQYCHLRQGSLRVKPGDTVEKGTILGSVGASGLASFPHVHLTIRYNGEVIDPFVGPEATAGCNVTRNPIWEQSLAYIPTGLIRAGFSTQPPTMDELWQGKFNETILPQDSPALLFWVQVYGVLTGDKMIFNVYDAQGIKVVNNESFVNESSKTWIGYVGKKNNPQSPLTPGNWKAEYQLIRGDRTLVKVQRQLQLQ